In Mycobacterium sp. JS623, one genomic interval encodes:
- a CDS encoding 3'(2'),5'-bisphosphate nucleotidase CysQ, producing the protein MSLTDAELAADVAADAGKLLLAVREEVGFDDPYDLGDAGDMRANTLILDRLKRDRPDDAVLSEEAADDVSRVHADRVWIVDPVDGTREFSWPGRTDWAVHVALWQRNGGPHGGGITDAAVALPARGEVYRTDTVTAPPPRREGPIRITASASRPPAVLWRLRDRMDIQMVRIGSAGAKAMAVVRGDVDAYVHAGGQWEWDSAAPAGVVQAAGLHASRLDGSPMIYNRRDPYLPDFLMCRAELADVLLDGIRSAYRDR; encoded by the coding sequence ATGAGCCTGACCGATGCGGAGCTGGCCGCCGACGTGGCCGCCGACGCCGGAAAGCTCTTGCTCGCTGTCCGCGAGGAGGTCGGGTTCGACGACCCGTATGACCTCGGCGACGCGGGGGACATGCGGGCCAACACGCTGATCCTCGACAGGCTCAAACGCGACCGGCCCGACGACGCGGTGCTGTCCGAGGAGGCCGCCGACGACGTGTCTCGCGTGCACGCCGACCGGGTCTGGATCGTCGACCCGGTGGACGGCACGCGAGAGTTCTCTTGGCCGGGACGCACCGACTGGGCCGTGCACGTCGCGCTGTGGCAACGCAACGGCGGACCCCATGGCGGCGGCATCACCGACGCCGCGGTGGCGCTCCCGGCGCGCGGCGAGGTGTACCGAACCGATACCGTCACCGCTCCGCCGCCGCGACGCGAGGGCCCCATCCGCATCACGGCCAGCGCCAGTCGGCCGCCTGCGGTGCTGTGGCGGCTGCGGGACCGGATGGACATCCAGATGGTGCGGATCGGCTCGGCGGGCGCCAAGGCGATGGCCGTGGTCCGTGGCGACGTCGACGCCTACGTGCATGCGGGCGGCCAGTGGGAGTGGGACTCGGCGGCGCCCGCGGGAGTGGTGCAGGCGGCGGGGTTGCATGCGTCGCGGTTGGACGGCTCTCCGATGATCTACAACCGGCGCGATCCCTACCTACCGGACTTCCTGATGTGCCGTGCCGAGCTGGCAGACGTGCTGCTCGACGGCATCCGGTCGGCCTATCGGGATCGTTGA
- a CDS encoding SCO1664 family protein, giving the protein MTPIHNGGPDGEVLRRGELTVIGRIRSASNATFLCEAHLGERQAHCVYKPIKGEAPLWDFPDGTLAGRERSAYLISDALGWNIVPYTIIRDGPAGVGMLQLWVDQPGDEVGDEPAVGPDLVDLLPAGHLPPGFLPVLQAYDYAGDEVTLVHADDIRLRRMAVFDVLINNADRKGGHILRGVDCHVYGVDHGVSLHVEDKLRTVLWGWSGKPVDDETLEAVARLRDQLRGDLGDQLREYITRREVAALHARTVALLDNPVMPTPDRRRPIPWPAF; this is encoded by the coding sequence ATGACGCCGATTCATAACGGCGGCCCAGACGGTGAGGTGTTGCGGCGCGGCGAGTTGACCGTCATCGGGCGAATCCGCTCAGCCAGCAACGCCACCTTCCTCTGCGAAGCGCATCTCGGTGAGCGCCAAGCTCATTGCGTGTACAAGCCGATCAAGGGCGAAGCCCCGCTGTGGGACTTTCCGGACGGCACCCTGGCAGGCCGCGAACGCAGCGCCTACCTCATCTCTGATGCGCTGGGCTGGAACATCGTGCCCTACACCATCATTCGCGACGGGCCCGCTGGCGTCGGCATGCTGCAGTTGTGGGTGGACCAGCCCGGTGATGAAGTCGGCGACGAACCCGCAGTCGGGCCCGACCTCGTCGACCTGCTGCCTGCGGGCCATCTCCCGCCCGGCTTTCTGCCCGTGCTGCAGGCCTACGACTATGCCGGCGACGAAGTGACGTTGGTGCACGCCGACGACATTCGGCTGCGCCGGATGGCCGTCTTCGACGTCCTGATCAACAACGCCGACCGCAAGGGCGGCCACATTCTGCGCGGTGTCGACTGCCACGTGTACGGCGTCGATCACGGCGTGAGCCTGCACGTCGAGGACAAGCTGCGCACTGTGCTGTGGGGGTGGTCGGGAAAACCTGTCGACGACGAGACGCTGGAGGCGGTGGCGCGGCTGCGCGATCAACTGCGCGGAGACCTCGGCGACCAGTTGCGCGAATACATCACCCGTCGTGAGGTGGCTGCGCTGCACGCCAGAACCGTTGCGCTGCTGGATAATCCGGTGATGCCGACACCGGACCGGCGCCGGCCCATCCCGTGGCCGGCGTTCTGA